The sequence below is a genomic window from Vibrio spartinae.
TGTTATTGATGATAAGATAGAAATCTTATCAATTACAGAGAAAATATTGGGTGAAGAGCCTTATTTTGTCGAACTTGGACATATTGTTGGGAATCAAGTATGTGAAACAATATCAAATCGTGTAAGTCAATATGCGAAATTTATTGTTCAAGCGATAGGAATAAACATAGGTCCTTTTCATTTGGAGTTGAGAGTTCGTCCAGATGGTCAGCCTGTTGCTATTGAAATCGCTGCAAGAATGCCTGGCGATAAGATTGTGGAATTAATTAAACAGTCTAGTGGTATAGATTTAGCTCAAATGACTATTGCTGCGTATGTAAATAAAAAAATGTCCAAGGAACCTTGTTCCAATGGTATTTCTGCTATTTCATTTATATCCAGAGGAATAAAAGAGCGTTTTACAGAATTAAATTCAATTGATAAATATAAGAATCATAAATATTTCAAGAATTGTGAAATATACTTTAATCATGGTGATATATTGGGTAGTCATCAAGACTGGACTTCTCGTATTGGACACTTTATTTTCTTTGGTGATAATTATCATGAAATTAAAGATGTAGTGTATGAGTTAAATCGTGAAGTGGGGCTAATATGAAGCATGTTTTAATCATTAATCGTTATGATGATATATTTTCTAATTATAATCTATATATAAATTCTGATGAATTTTATATGTCATTTATTACATTGAAGGGTAAAGAAAAACATATTAATCCCAAATATTGCTTGAATGTAAAAAAACTTGATGAATTAAAAAGTAAAGATGTGCTAGATGCTGCAATTGAAATCAACGAACGTGATCATGTTGATTTGGTTATTGCACACTCTGAATATGATTTGGATAGTGCTGCAATGATTCGAGATGCTTTAGGAATCTCGGGTGCTAAAATCGAGGATAATGAACTTCATCGAAACAAAGTATTAATGAAGTCTACGCTCATGAAATCTAATGTTCCTTTTCCGATGTTCAAGAAGTTACAGAGTAAAGATGATATTTATAAATTTATATCTGAGTATAAGTACCCTTGTATCATTAAACCAGAAGTCGGTGCAGCATCAGAAGGTGTCTATAAAATTTTTTCACATGATGATATACCTTCTATGGAAAGTGTCGAAGGTCTTCAAATTGAACAATTTATCGATGGTGATATTTACCATGTCGATGCGATAATATCGTGTGATGACATGCCATATTTTAAAGTGTCTAAATATATTAATACTTGCCTTGATTTTAGATATAAAGTTCCATTGGGATCGTTTACTATTGATGACCTTTCCGTGAATGAACGTTTGAAAAAACTTGCATTTAATGTTGCAGATTTACTGAGAATAAACAATCAGGCAATGCACTTAGAAATTATTGAACATGATGATGAATTCTACTTCTTAGAAATAGGGGCAAGAGTTGGTGGTGGCGAGATCCCTTTTGTTGCTTATAATAATGAAGGTGTTGACCTTTTTGAACTATGGACGAAGGTCTCACTGGGAAAAAATGTGGATACGGTCAAAACGAAAGTAACAGGTTTTTTAATGGTTCCAAATCCATTTGAATCTGGTTATCAGTTCGCTGATGGATTTCAGTTAGAACACCCTAATATTACATATCAGAAATTGAATTTAAATGGTGAAAATATAGGGTTCTCATATGATGATATACCTGCAATCGTCCACTTTGAAGGTGAGAATTCTATTGAAGTTCGAGATGCAATTGTTCAGTGTATGTCTTTGGTAAGCTCTGCAATAATCCCACTAACATATGAAGTAGGCTCTCATGGATAAAAAACATTGGTTTGGGGTACTTCTGGCGCTATTGGCTGCATTTTTTAATGGCATGGTTGGTATTTTTAGTGTCAACTTATTCAATTCAGGAATGACTCCCGAGGCGGTTGCTTTTTATAAGTGTGCGGTCGCATTTTTTATAATTGTTATCGTTTTAGTGGCAACGAATAAACTCGGTACAATGTTGCACTATTTGAGAGAGAAATGGCAAGCACTCATTGTCTGTAGCTTCTTTGGATTTTTCATGCTGTATTTCTTCGAGACCGCTGCTTACGGGAATCTAAATGTTGCTGTGGTTGTGTTCTTGTTGTTCGGTGTTTCGACGCTGGTAACATTCATTACCAATGCAATACTTGAACGTCGAATCCTGACAGGAAAGGAATGGATGTCAGTTTTGTTCGCCATTTTAGGTTTGTATTTGATTTTTATAGAAAATGAGCACATTGAAGCTTCAGTGGACATCGGCTTTATTTATGCTGTATTGGCTGGTGTCGGTTACGGTCTATTTTTGGTGCTGAATAAGAAATTGAATATTGGTGGTGGATTGATTCCCGTATGTGGATTACTGTTTTTTGGATTGATATATCTACTGATTCCATTTTCGCTATCTGGTCCTGTAGGTATTGATGGCAGTGCATGGTTCACGTTGGTGCTTTTAGCGTTGCTTCCAACCATTGGTGGATTTTGGTGTACCACTAAATCTTTAACAATTATGAAAAGCCAGACTGTACAATTGGTTGAGTTGTCTGAGCCAATCTTTGCTTTAATTCTTGGTTTTATATTTCTTGAGCAATTGGTAACTCCGATGCAGATGCTTGGTGGCGTTTGCATTTTAGCTGCCATTTTGATTCATGAGT
It includes:
- a CDS encoding ATP-grasp domain-containing protein — protein: MKHVLIINRYDDIFSNYNLYINSDEFYMSFITLKGKEKHINPKYCLNVKKLDELKSKDVLDAAIEINERDHVDLVIAHSEYDLDSAAMIRDALGISGAKIEDNELHRNKVLMKSTLMKSNVPFPMFKKLQSKDDIYKFISEYKYPCIIKPEVGAASEGVYKIFSHDDIPSMESVEGLQIEQFIDGDIYHVDAIISCDDMPYFKVSKYINTCLDFRYKVPLGSFTIDDLSVNERLKKLAFNVADLLRINNQAMHLEIIEHDDEFYFLEIGARVGGGEIPFVAYNNEGVDLFELWTKVSLGKNVDTVKTKVTGFLMVPNPFESGYQFADGFQLEHPNITYQKLNLNGENIGFSYDDIPAIVHFEGENSIEVRDAIVQCMSLVSSAIIPLTYEVGSHG
- a CDS encoding DMT family transporter encodes the protein MDKKHWFGVLLALLAAFFNGMVGIFSVNLFNSGMTPEAVAFYKCAVAFFIIVIVLVATNKLGTMLHYLREKWQALIVCSFFGFFMLYFFETAAYGNLNVAVVVFLLFGVSTLVTFITNAILERRILTGKEWMSVLFAILGLYLIFIENEHIEASVDIGFIYAVLAGVGYGLFLVLNKKLNIGGGLIPVCGLLFFGLIYLLIPFSLSGPVGIDGSAWFTLVLLALLPTIGGFWCTTKSLTIMKSQTVQLVELSEPIFALILGFIFLEQLVTPMQMLGGVCILAAILIHEFRFSLCRKAKTVTDTMP